One segment of Vanessa atalanta unplaced genomic scaffold, ilVanAtal1.2, whole genome shotgun sequence DNA contains the following:
- the LOC125076706 gene encoding uncharacterized protein LOC125076706 → MDTDMETASDASVRFVESDSGSDMAGPAADRRGKPKKSGLSRARIELKAKEDEERELAFERTLRSRAFKKTPVVVPELEEAASLAKVDPALQSNEELRAEAGRSAREIREVALKSSNLKGGFIKRLKDAAASLEGVVEALASRTEADEARNLRADNSRMRREIDSLKAELKAHRREYAEMRTTVAAATEAANTPRGAPSMEELKDFIVTSIGAAMKDQLAGLEERLPARMQRPPSAADKTQMSQGPPPSISTARQDGGVGAPAKPRKAAALAAQTKPTACLPSAPAPATSQTPPNQETSWSTVVKKGRKGSKTTSSDAKTLPKTPQPAKSKLATPRSAAIVLTLQPEAVGKGVTYAQVLERAEQSVKLQDLGISGGLKVRRTATGARALELPKAQAEQADRLAAKLRTVLDGVADVVRPVKKADLKVTGLDDSVTLEKLAAAIAHAGDCSSGAVKCGVMQRGPGYMGMVRVTCPLTAAKKLAAAGRLLVGWSSAK, encoded by the coding sequence ATGGATACGGATATGGAGACAGCGTCGGATGCCTCGGTCCGGTTCGTCGAATCCGACTCAGGCTCCGACATGGCGGGACCTGCTGCCGACCGCCGCGGCAAGCCTAAGAAAAGTGGGCTCAGTCGAGCAAGAATAGAGCTCAAAGCCAAAGAAGATGAGGAGAGAGAGCTCGCTTTCGAGCGGACCCTCAGAAGCAGGGCGTTCAAAAAAACGCCTGTGGTCGTTCCCGAGCTTGAAGAAGCTGCTTCGTTAGCCAAGGTGGATCCGGCCCTCCAGAGCAACGAGGAGCTCCGCGCGGAGGCTGGCCGCAGTGCACGCGAGATTAGAGAGGTCGCGCTGAAGTCCTCCAACCTCAAAGGAGGCTTCATCAAGAGGCTGAAGGACGCAGCGGCCTCTCTGGAAGGCGTCGTCGAAGCTCTGGCGTCCCGGACGGAGGCCGACGAAGCCCGTAACCTCCGTGCGGATAACAGTCGTATGCGCAGGGAGATTGACTCCCTCAAGGCGGAGCTAAAGGCCCACCGCCGTGAGTACGCGGAGATGCGTACCACGGTGGCAGCGGCGACCGAGGCGGCCAACACCCCGCGAGGCGCTCCTTCGATGGAGGAGCTCAAGGACTTCATCGTCACGTCGATCGGCGCGGCGATGAAGGACCAATTGGCGGGCCTGGAGGAGCGCCTCCCGGCGAGGATGCAGCGACCTCCCTCCGCGGCAGATAAAACGCAGATGTCGCAGGGTCCACCGCCGTCTATCTCGACGGCCCGCCAGGACGGGGGTGTGGGAGCCCCAGCCAAGCCTAGGAAGGCGGCTGCTCTGGCTGCTCAGACCAAGCCCACCGCTTGCCTACCGAGCGCACCGGCACCGGCGACGTCCCAAACACCACCGAACCAGGAGACGTCCTGGTCCACGGTGGTGAAGAAGGGCAGGAAGGGGAGCAAGACCACCTCTTCCGACGCTAAGACGCTGCCGAAAACGCCCCAGCCAGCCAAATCGAAGCTGGCCACCCCTCGCTCGGCTGCAATCGTTCTCACGTTGCAGCCGGAAGCAGTAGGAAAGGGCGTCACCTACGCGCAGGTCCTGGAGAGAGCGGAGCAAAGTGTCAAGCTCCAGGACCTAGGAATCAGCGGTGGGCTGAAGGTGCGACGCACGGCGACCGGAGCCAGGGCTCTCGAGCTGCCGAAAGCCCAAGCGGAGCAGGCCGATAGGTTGGCGGCGAAGCTCCGCACAGTTCTCGACGGGGTCGCTGACGTAGTGCGCCCGGTCAAGAAGGCCGACCTGAAGGTGACGGGGCTCGACGACTCCGTCACCTTGGAGAAACTGGCCGCGGCGATCGCGCACGCCGGTGACTGCTCCTCCGGGGCGGTGAAGTGCGGAGTGATGCAGCGCGGACCCGGCTATATGGGGATGGTCCGCGTCACCTGCCCCCTCACGGCAGCGAAGAAGCTGGCCGCTGCCGGTCGCCTCCTCGtcgggtggagctcggccaag